The sequence TTTTCAGCTAGAGGACTGCGTGCTGGTGGGGGTGAGCCAGAGTTAAAAGTGTGAAGAGCAATAAATATGAATTCTATCTTTGTACGGTCGACTTGTTTCTGCCCTGGCACTCCCCTCTCTATCTTCAATCCAGGGAAGCAAGGAGCATTATCTGAGTTCAAGGAAACCTTCCAGCCAGGGCAAAAACACTTGAGGTTCCTGTTGGGCCTTAACACTAAGCGAAGCAACAAATTTCAAGTGATTGACCATATTaggtgtaaaggtaaaaggacccctgaccattaggtccagtcatggccgaaagttacggcactcatctcgctttattggccgagggaactggcgtacagcttccaggtcatgtggccagcatgactaagccacttctggcaaacgagagcagcacacggaaacgccgtttaccttcctgccggagcagtacctatttatctacttgcagttttgacatgctttcgaactgctaggttggcaggagcagggaccgagcaaggggagctcaccccatttgcagggattcgaaccgccgaccttctgattggcaagtcctaggctctgtggtttaacccacagcgccactaacTCCAGGAACTGGAGGCCATTAGCTTATGGCCCAAACAAGTGACCCTCTGGCCTAGCCCATGCTCCTGGCCCTCCACTTGGGTAGTTGTTGGCATGtgtctgtctcaaaagacaatggagtgcccctctaggggtgaagtcaaaccaaggTGGTAGCACTGAAGTGACgacctggggcgcaagcctgggcagtgtgtatggaggtcctgggctgcccagatgacaagatccctctcttggccttgctgatgtgctccaaaggaaagcagagcaatatgtttggcaccagcttggctgcaggagttgccggaaggaggcgtacaaggcgccatcctaCCCTCGttgggactccagatttgtgtagggtccactccttagccttttcttctcccaaggaTATCCCGCAAGGCATCAGAGGTTTATGGTCTGAGTTgtcctcctagatgggctaccttcccaggttaacAAGCCCCGTCCGCACCTCAAATGAAGATCAGTAAACAATCTTAATAATAAACTTCTTATTATGTGTTATTTATAACATGCTTTCCTACTATAGTATTCAAAAAGCGTTCTACAGCAATTGAAACCACAAATCATAAGCAGCTCACAAAATCCTAAAAACACTAAATCTATCAAAGAAACCTGTATGGTCAATAGGAACCTGCTTAAAAAGgattgtttttgcctggtgcctaaagctgtacagcataatgaaggtgccaactggggagagaattccataaaTGGGCAGCCACTGAGGAAAAAGCCCATGtcttatgttgccaccctccagaccttttgAGTTTCCTCACCAGGGACCAGAACTAGAGGACTTACAAATAACTTTTGGCAACTTTGTATTCTGTATTAACAACATTCAGAAGTGACTCCTCCAAGTCTAATATTCTTAACCCATATCCATTTTTTTAATTAGAAATAAAACTGTTTATTGCAATAGCATTTTCTTGTGGGTATAGGTGCTTAGGatcacagcagcaacaacaatttatttacatgccacccatctgtctgggttagCCCAGGCACACAATATGACatcaaatattattaatattaattaatagtataatgtaaatataataaaaattaatagATATTATTTATAACAATAACATGTTTATTTAGCTTTTCAAACATGCCTGCCTCTGCTGCTCACTGTTGTCAAGTTCTGGTCCACAAGGGGGAGCCAATGGCTTCAAAACCCTTTTCTCCACATAATTTAGACTTCCTTCGAGTCTAGaacaaatatttttaatgtatttagtTTCGAAATATCTTCCCAGCCCTTCCTTCCAAATGAAAGGCCGAGCAGCTGTCAAAACAACCATAAAAATGCAGCCAAACGTCAGGTAAAACGACTCAAAGCGAGGAACATTCCACACAATAAAAGCCAAACTGAACACGGAGATCTACATCCAAATCCTTGGCCTAAAAATGTCTGTTGGGAATAAGGATGTTTTATTTGTCTGTGCATGTGGACCTAGTATTTGCTGGCTTTGACTTGGGCAGTCTTCTCAGGGGATGGCATTCCACAGCAGCTGTgtcacaaccgagaaggccccgCTGCTTCCCAACCTCATACATTTTTACTCGTCTGGTCAGAATAGGAGAATGTAAAACTATAATACCAGCCAAGACATTTTTCCTGTcagtacaaacaagaacaaacatAGCACAGGTGCCAGAGGTGGAATACTGGGCTGGAGCTGGGCAGTCCCACGCCTGCGACTAGGGgtaggcaaatctgtcagttttggttacTCTCAGTTCCgcatttttcaaatcttaaattattcacatttccacgccactgcaatttttttaaaaagagtcttTAGTAAAATTCGTCAGGATCTTCAcgtgaatttttcctaatatacagtTTTGCCCAATGTGCACACCTTTGACAGTTTTTCCTAATAAAATgtacttttgtatgttattttcactaatatacacaaTGATGTGTTGAGTTTACTTTcatgtatgcatttttgaacaAATTGCATTGCTGGAGAACGGCGCTGCAAATTTCGGAGaagtgcattttgaaggatggctgtgtttcggatagcatattgttttggaaagtgcaaaaaaaacccaacacgtTTCAAAAAAGCATGCAAAGTATTTTCTATGTAATCAAATGTCCCCTTAGCTGAGGAAGCTGCTAAAGAGATTATTCTAGCAGTCCTTGCAGAAGTGAATGTGAACTTTCTTTAATTCCTGCATCAAACAAAGATATATATGGGGGTCAACTCCCATCTCTTTGTGAGTGCTCAATTAGTGCCAGTGCCTTCCATCAGGAGTTTGGGTGTAACCTTCGACAcatccctctctatggaggcacaggttgcagctaatgcaaaggtggcattttttcacCTTTACCGTGCTAAGCagctggtcccttacctttcccaccctgatctagccacagtgatccatgcaacagtCCCCTCCAGGCTcaattattgtaactcactctatgcgGGACTGctcttgaagctgacccagaaactccagtgggtacaGAATGTCGCTGTGAGggtccttacagggtccttgccgtgggaccacattcatccagtgctgtgCCAGCTGCAccggctcctggtggagtacagggtcaggtttaaggtgctggttttaaactttaaagccctatacagcctaggacccttgtacttacaggactgcctctcctggtatgccccgcggaggaccttaaggtccacaaataatatcttggaggtcccggatCTCAAGGAGGCtaaactggcctcaaccagggtaAAGGCCTTTTCGGCTTTGGCCCCagtctggtggaacactctgtcacaggagaccagggccctgcgggacttgacatccttccgcagggcctgcaagacagagctgttccgtcaGCCTTTGGTCCAGGTCCAGGCCCAGGCTCTTTTATTGGCTCATATGGgtccagcatggatagctggccctgatgAATGCTTGAGGTTTCCGacccctatggttgtaattcgtgggcagtcatttaattttatcctgattctaataTTTAAGCTGTACTTTAATcatttgattgtgttttaatgtatttgatattgGATGTTAGCCACCTTTAGCCCGGTCTTGgtcggggagggcagggtataaataaaaaattacttaCTACTTACTCACTAATTCAGAAGGAATTTTGAGGCAAGAGTTCAACAGTCTAAAAGTCCCTGAACTCCAGTGTGTGCTGTTTTATGGCTGGTGGAATGAAGGCCTCAGGTTAAGGTGAATGACTGAGAAGTAAAGATAGGGCTCAACCACACATAACTGCTGGCTACTGAATCATGGAAGATCAAATAACTTTTCATGCAAAGAGGGGGCAGTTTGTGGCTCCCTCCAGCCCAATCTACTGATGACCATAGATGACAGTTCATATTTTTTTGTCAGCAAAAGTATAGGACGAGATTCACAGCAAAGTTCATTACAGCCTCCCACTCAGGGAACTGCGTTGGTGACAAGGCCAATGTGCAACAAGGACACAGGGATAGCCTATACACTCATGCTAGGGCCATGTCTGTCTCGTTACCACAGAGAACTAGGCAGTAGCCACAAGCACAGCTGTGGGAGCCCTGTGACACTGTCTGTTAAAGCACACACAAGCACATTCAGGAAAACAGTTGAGGACGTCAGATCCACCATTCTTCATCCCAATGGACAGCAGAACTTGCTCAGTATCTAATCCACACTATTTTAGCTGCCAACCAGAAATTAAGTTAAATAAATCTTAAAATTAGTCAATATATTTCTCCCTGAGACacgagatcatagaattgtagagttggaaggaaccacgagaGTCAGGTgctccaacccctgcagtgcaggaatcttttgcgcaATGTGGAGCtggaacccatgaccttgagattgaGAGATGAAGGGTCTCAGGTTTTACTCGGATTCTAcgttcccattacagtggtacctcgggttaagaacttaattcgttccggaggtccgttctaaacctgaaactgttcttaacctgaggtaccactttagcaaatggggcctcccactgccgccgtgcgatttctgttctcatcctgaagcaaagttcttaacccgaggtactatttctgggttagcggagtttgtaacctgaagcgtctgtaacccgaggtaccactgtacactgactCGGGCACCCCCCCACATCTGGTGATTGAAGCTGTGtacacagggccgtctttagcagatgcggggccggggtgcaaatatctgcccagtggccccaaattaccatggatagtggggggggggggtgaagctgtgcactgccagccatTGGGGGTGTGCAACTCTCCCCCACTGAGCTGcgggagagcgatccctgcagaggcttgggagggaagctgtgcacccgccagccatatggttggtgGAGCGCAGCTggtgggcatgcagggaaagcGAAGGTCGCTGGCAAagctgcgcagctcccccactcattGCGGCgtccctgagaggccggcgccctggcacgatgcaccactaagccctatgggaaagacggctctgtgtGTACATACGGCATTTGACACAGCCCAGACATATCCTGCAGCTTATTGAGAAATGCCATTTGATGCGTTTCCCCCTCAAACCGGCTTACATCCAATTCAACAACGTAAGCCGTATTCACTTAGCAGTTAAACTGAGGCATGTATGTTATTTGAGACAGCcattgcgcatgtgcagatggcagCTTCGTGAATAGGAGTTGATGGGGGTTGCAGGTGTGAGGGAACCAAACAGGTAATGAACATCAGGTGAAGGCATTCCCGAAATATGAAAATGTGACTTGAAACACAGTATGGGGAAACCAGTCTTGCTTCATTTTGAGCTACTAATGTGTAGGTAGCCATAGACTCTGGACCTATGGGTCTTTTATCATGGGTCTTATTGTTGTGTAGTAACGTGTATTTACTTCGCTTATTTCACAGTGTGTTCCATGAGGCCCACTGTGCTCTGCTGAGTGAGGCCTCAGAGTTAATGTCTCACTCTGAGCAACTTATTCCTGGTGTGAATACACACTGGCTACCTATTTTTGATTGTTGACTTGGAccccatctgtactatacatttaaagcagttatcaaaccactttaaagagtcatggctccccctccccaaagaatcatggaaatTGTAGAGTGTTGAGTGTTGTTAGGGgaaccttattcccctcacagtgctAAAATTCCCAGAAGTCCCCAAAGAGGGAATAATTGTTAAACCACACTAAGaattgtgaggggaataagggtgtCCTAAAAACTTTCtgtacctttaacaaactacagttcccaggattctttgagggaagccacaactgtttaaagtgacatgatactgctttaatttTAATGTACATGTTGTTGCCAGAAGCTGGGATGTTCATCTTCCCAGCCATGCTCCCAAGCAAGTCACGTGACCTACGCAATATCACGGAGCTCAAAAACACACGTTTTGGGGCAAAACATGTGAGATCACGCTCTCACACAAAGTCGCAGTGCCCTAAACAGGGATTTTTACTCCTaactttttttaaatgtatatttttattaattttcaaatacaaaacaaaattatacactccatacatcttaattacatcttactttcctttttttttacttccctcaatttgtctgTAAATCCTTcatatttttacttttaacaCATTTCTACCCATTGTTTATGTTATTACTGTAAACTTCATTCCATTTTAATACTTATTTTAACCTTTTCCAATCACAGAGCTTcattaaaacttacaaacgtaatctggttatcactcagtttttgcaaatattgaataaacttttcccaatcttctgtaaatctttgatctcgtcgatgccggatccttcctgtcattctgtccagttctgcatagtccatcattttagttctccattcttctatcgtaggtagttcctcctgtttccatttctgggccatcaatattcttgctgctgtcactgcgtatagaaataacttcttttctttcttatttatctcattacctgtaatgcctagtaaaaatgcttctgatttcttaacaaatgtatatttcaacattttcttcagttcattatatatcatttcccaaaagcacttcaccttcttacattcccaccacatatgaaaaaatgtaccttctttttctttacatttccaacatttgttacttttCTTATATATTTTTGCTAGTTTCACCGGAGTTACATACCatgtatatatcattttcataacattttcttttatagctGTGCATGCAGTGAATCTTGAACCTTCCTTCCATAGTCTTTCCCATtcctccatttgtatattatatcctatatctttggcccaatcaatcataactgattttacctcttcatccttcATGCACCATTCtaataatatcttatacatttttgctaggaTCTTAAAATCACTGTTCAATATTTCTgtctgaaattttgattctttatcCGCAAAACCCGTTTGATTCAAATCTTTTCTAAACATCtcattaatttgaaaaaaatgcaACCAATCATTGACATGGTCCTTAACTTCTTCGAATGGTCTCATCTTCCATTTACCTTCTCTTTTACTTATTAACTTCTCATATGTCACCCATCCCCCTGACATATTGACTTTCTTCACACTCATTGCCTCCAACGGTGATAACCAATATGGAGTTTTTTGTTCCAACagatttttatatctttcccacaCTTCAAGATTTTTACTCCTAGCTTTTGAAGCAGTATCTTCTTCTGGTTCCTCTGGCCTTTGTTTGCTGTTTTACAACTTAACTCCTGTGTCTGCTACAGCCAAGAGCCTAACTCTTGCCAATTCCTCAAAATATCATTGATGTAAGAGTTTCTATGGTGTTGCTCTGAGGGAATGGCCCATGAAACTTTTTTCTATTGTTTCAGATACATACAACTACCACCCTCTATGCCCCTGAGATTACTCTTGGCAGACCtattttctgtaaaaaaattaaatgtttgcCTTTTGAGCACTTGATGTTTGCTGCCCTTTGACGACAAGCAAAACCAGCTTTCTGAGGTGGccgtctcactctgcctaatggtaggccgGCCAGCTCTATTTGGATTGGTAGGAAGCTTCTGGAAAATTCTCAGCTACAGCCTTGTTAAGTCAGAGGTTTCTCAACCCCTTCCACCAACCACCTTGAGCAAAGGAACAAATATGTTATTATTCCTCCCATCCCCATAAACACATCTGAAACATTTATATACAACTATAAACGTGAAATAAGTTATAACACCATAAAACAAGCATTTTTAATATTTACTCAACCTTGCCCCAACTGTGTGGTCCATGATTGTTAAGCCAAGTATGGGTGTATACCATAGAGAACCAGAGCCAATCATGTGAGTGCAGTCTGCCATGTTTGCACTTATCCAAAGCATGCTTAAAGATGTGTGTTTGTGCATTGAAATGGCCCCTTTTTTTTACCTGTGTGAGACAGGTGCACACTACTAAACATATAACACATTGTATGAACTCTCTAAGTGCTAACAAATCCCATGGCACCTTTGTAGGGCCAGAAATGGGAGGCTAATGGAGATTTTATGGCACTCTTGTGACATCTATGTGCTTCAAAATATACAAGTTGAAGAGGTGGGAATCAAGCCAGTAGTCAAGCAGgcatagaagagtttggatttgtatcccactttatcactacctgaaggagtctcaaagcggctaacattctcctttcccttcctcccccacaacaaacactctgtgaggtgagtggggctgagagacttcaaagaagtgtgactggcccaaggtcacccagcagctgcatgtgcaggagtggagacgcgaacccagttcaccagattacgagttcaccgctcttaaccactacaccacactggctctcactggcatGGCAGCTTCAGAGACATATCAGGACCCCTGCAGAACACCCAAGTTGCTTCTCTAGCCAGATCAACACATTATAATGGCTTCTTTCATTGCTCAAATTAAAACTACCCAAATTGTTTTGGGAAGCCTGGTATCAAGAGACCATTAGTGGGCTCACTTAACACGGTGGTGGTGAGCTGAGAGAGTGTGGCATCATCTTCATCATGTGCACACGGAGGGGCCTCGAAACCATTTTAAACTGCTGTCTATCCGCAGATCTTCAATTGAGTCCACTTTCAGTCCTCACTGATAGGTGAGAACATGCAAAGTTGAcctcctgagcatgtgcagagtgttttcCCTGTAGAAATGAGTAGGAAAGTCCAACCCAAACTATGTTGGCTGTTGAACGGTGACTCTGAAGGGGCAGGTTACTTAACAGGCTTGTTGCATAAGCTCCCTGGCAGCCTTCCGAACAGACACCTGGAAGAGGGATCTATTCTCTCTGGGGCTAAGCGAAGAGAGGGCACTTGGGGGTCTGGGAAGCTCTTAAAGAGGCAGCACTCCGTTAATCCACCGTGCTTGAAAGCAACCCTTAAGCCTTGATCGGAATGCCAGCATTGTTTGGGGTTCGTTTTTGTTTGGGGGGCTGGGGATCTAGGAATTCCCAGCATCAAAGATTGCTATATATATTTAGTGTTTCACAATGAAAACCCTTCCCTTTGCTTTGCTGAAGCAGAAGGGTTGCCTTGATCTCAGCGGCACCTCGGCAAAGCCACCAGCAGCTCTCCACTGTCCCACCCCGGAATAATTCACCCCGGGAGATCTTCTCCGCCCATTCCTGGTCCACGCCCCACAAACCGGATTCGGGAGCGCTTCAGCTCCCAAATCAGCGCCAGCCGCCGAACCATCACCAGCGCCTCAAGATCAAGGTAAGCGACACCCGCGGAAGCTGAGCTGCCTCCGGACTGCGGGCAGTGGAGGAGCGAGGAGCTGTCAGGGCACAAGGCAGGCAGGACTCCTGGTCTCCCTGGGATGATGAGGGCAGAGCAAGACCGTCCAATATCCTGGTGGACGACTAGTATTCAAGGCTGAGAGGGAGCGAGAGCCTGGGTCTTATTTTCCTGCATGCAGGCTTCAATCCTCGCCGACCCATTTCCCAGGCAGAAAGACCGACTGAACTCAGGAGGACTTGTAGGAAGGGATGGGATTGTGAGgctgttttttttaatcctgGTCCGTCCTGACCCTCGGAAAAGGACACAGAGAGGACAGGTGGCAAATGAGGTTGAGGATGGGGGTAAGACTTTCCCTTTTCTTCAGCAGATATTTCAGTTCCCTCGCAGTGAAATCCCAGTTTCTTGCAGTTATCTGATCCTATTATTCAGCCCTGCCTCAGAAATCCCTGCCAACTCCAGTCAAAGGGGAAGGTAGCGCATGCCAGATGTTGTGTAATGTTTGGTTGAATTTCAAGCTCAGATTCCACTCATGTATTGTACACCTTCCttgcatgcgggggggggggaggagactcactCTGCCCAAGGCTGTAAGCAGCCCATTTCGCTTTAACCCCTTTTTTCTGCCAGGATGAAGCCCGATGCAGAGCCTGAGCGCCCGCCGCTGGTTTACGTCCAGGGGGTTGGCATGATCAAGACATTTGCTGATGTCTTGGAAGAGGTGAAGGACTTCCAAGTTCATCCGGGGGACTTGCTGATCTCCACGTACCCGAAGTCTGGTGAGTGAATGTCTGGGCTGCGTCCCACTCAATGCGAAGGAAAGTTGCGATGCCTGCATTTGCAGGGTATTGGACTAAAATTAAGGtcaccagacgtccccatttcctggggacagtccccggatttacaaatcagtccccatacaaaatctattgaagttgaaaagtgtccccggattcattgaaaaaaatctggtaaccttaactaaAATGGCTCattggaccccttccaactccacagttctgggTTTCTCTGAAAAGGTGCTATGCCCTTGAGGTAATGTTACATTGTCTAACACAGGCTCCAAATAGCAATGGCTTCCAAGAGAGCTTAAAAGGGATCACGTTCTTTGCAGACTTGTGGCTGTACAAATATGCCGGTTGTCGAGGTGGGAAGCAAGTATTTCCctggtgaaaacagggacataGCTGTGCAGTTGTTGTCAGTGCTAGATTTAGGGCTGTGCAAGCGGTTCCCCCGAACCGAGGGGGGAAACAAAATAGAGGAGATCCATTGGAGGGCGGGGGCAAATTTTGGGCTCGTGCAGAGTGCCATATTACACTTGTGATATATCTCTAATCCTTACACTAAGAATtactttatttattagatttgtataccGCCCATTCTTCAAAGGATCTCTGGGCAGTGTATTAAAACATGAGATAAAagcacaaggtaaaggtaaagggacccctggcactaggtccagtcgtgaccgactctggggttgcggcgctcatctcgctttattggccgagggagccggcatacagcttccaggtcatgtggccagcatgaactaagccatttctggcgaaccagagcagcgcatggaaacgccgtttaccttcccgccggagcggtacttacttatctacttgcactttgacgtgcttttgaactgctaggttggcaggagcagggacagagcaatgggagctcacgctgtcgtggggattcaaaccgtggaccttctgaccagcaagccctaggctctgtggtttaacccaaagcgtcACCTGCgtcaaataaatagttaaaacaggactcccctcccccaatccaCCACCACACAGTTTCCAGACTTCTTTTGGGGAGGATATGTACTTTACCTGTATTCatgggatttattttaggggggcatGCTTTatgctggggggggcagaactgaaatatctgtgatgcaattagtcagttagttaagtatttctatttatttacttgatttggggggcagTGCCCCCACCTGGGCTACAGCCATGACTgtatggtgtacagtggtacctcggtttacgaacttaatccattctggaagtccgttcttaaactgaaaccgttcttaaactgagttgcactttccctaatgaggcctcccaccgctggtTCCCTTCCACCGTTctgattccgttcttagaccgaggtaaagttctcaatccaggacactacttctggttttgcggaattcgtaaaccgaatagttcgtaaacaggactgttcttaaaccgaggtaccactgtatatgtacccTCAGGTGGCATATATACGTTTTAAAGCACACCACCACCCCCTTAAAGAGTTCTGGCAAATGTAATTGACTCATTACAAAGTTACAATGCCCAGAaatacttaacaaactacagcacccagaattatttgaggaaaGGTAGTtcgcatgtgctttaaatgtagggtgtatGCAGCCGCAGTCTTGggtttccctaactgcactgcaATCGAGAATTTATGCAAAACACCCCTTCATGCCCTTTCAGGAACTACCTGGGTGAGCCAGGTCATCGACCTGATCTATAAAGAAGGCAACGTGGAGAAATGCAGCCACGAACCCATCTACCAGCGAGTCCCTTTCTTGGAGTTTGCTGTTGAAGGAGTTCCCAAAGGTAAAACACCCCAGAAGGCCAGCAATCCAGGAGTCCCTCGCCCTAAGGTATGCTGTGGGGACAGGTCGTAAAAGATGGAGAGAGGAGAAGCTTCTTTATTGACTtctgtttcctccctccctccctccctccctccaggcaTTGATCTGCTCAGAAAAGCACCTCGGCCATGTCTAATTAAAACACATCTTCCTGTCCAATTGCTTCCAAAATCATTCTGGGAAACGGATTGCAAGGTGAGCGGGTATATGGGCACCTGAATCTAGCAAGAGCGGGATCTGAAAGAGGTCACTGTGGAAGAAAGGGGCTGGAGGGTTAATCTGAAAGGAGGACCACAAAGTTGCCAGCAGGGCTGTGTATTCCATGCAGAAGAAGGTTACTGTTTTCAAAAAAGGAATCTAAGTTTCTAGTCTATATATGAAAGATACTtaaatactttatttttaaaaatctaggtTACTAGTCCATATGAAAACAGGCTTGAAAATCTATGGGCAatgtaaaaatttaaaaaccagaGGTGGGGAGGACTTTGCAGCATTTTGTAGTGGCCAAAGAGAGGGACTTCAAAACCTTTGCATTGCCCCTTGCCCTTCTGCCTGACTGacagaagcagaataaattatgctgATCATCCATTTAATCTGCATGCTACTTTCTGCActacagatgatctacgtggccaGAAACGCCAAAGACGTGGCTGTCTCGTATTATTACTTCTACCAAATGGCAAAAGTGCATCCTGATCCGGGAACGTGGGACGAATTCCTGGAGAAGTTTATGGCTGGAGACAGTAAGGACTGTGGGAGATGAGACAGAGGCAGAAGGCAAGGGCAATGACCCTGAAAGCCAAGGACAGAAAACTTGTGATCTTCTAGATGTCATTGGACCCACCTGCTATATAGACCATGTAGAAATTATGAAATTCCATATGGAATTATGAGCAAGTGTTTTACATAGATCTTACCTGGTTTGGAGGAGCTTTGTGAGTGTGAAGGTTCATATCCAGGCATTGCTCCTCTGGCTTCCCATTGCTTCTGGGCAGGTAGTGGTAGAATGAGATAAACAAATGATGAAGCTCCCTTATATGATaatctgactgacagcagctcttcaaGGTGTCTGTCAGACTATCCCCAGTTCTGAAGATGGAACCTTGATCCTTATGTGT comes from Podarcis raffonei isolate rPodRaf1 chromosome 13, rPodRaf1.pri, whole genome shotgun sequence and encodes:
- the LOC128400740 gene encoding sulfotransferase 1A1-like, with the protein product MKPDAEPERPPLVYVQGVGMIKTFADVLEEVKDFQVHPGDLLISTYPKSGTTWVSQVIDLIYKEGNVEKCSHEPIYQRVPFLEFAVEGVPKGIDLLRKAPRPCLIKTHLPVQLLPKSFWETDCKMIYVARNAKDVAVSYYYFYQMAKVHPDPGTWDEFLEKFMAGDISFGSWYDHVKGWWDKRNEHKMLYLFYEDLKENPQREIRKVMEFLERPPDDRLVEKIAHHTSFKEMQKNQMANYTSIPATIMDHSISPFMRKGITGDWKNKFTVAQNERFDADYKRQMEGTTLHFRTEI